The Podospora pseudocomata strain CBS 415.72m chromosome 1 map unlocalized CBS415.72m_1, whole genome shotgun sequence genome has a segment encoding these proteins:
- a CDS encoding uncharacterized protein (COG:I; EggNog:ENOG503NVA3): MATFHNPNVVPDNSLLCQIFGKNVLLRLATVRQDGDRCVFKALVLKKLDHGQNSCFVRLRALDKPAPSFYTVAAMQKIAASCIKHLVPATIKIGEATNDQARKFQFWVMELDKGIALDNIWEKMNHENRKSVVKNLVEVLFSLQSLKISDYKVQNTLQESLGEHRKEELTEAAKASFGGPLSGFLETEAFFMAFLLRVFGFDQPFKNIFVNRFNSMKPVSDPAGIVLEFAAKHVDSFRINDDDMRKFQEAVFCLNDIRPQNIMVLGVETDDGRVKYELTGLVERAWAGFFPPSFQLSLQDSLVGVTNRHLSFYLLLKQELTGFLPRTPPHMSLARAMFHLLEAQQVKKLAEADMEAQIRKRYMAVMRVSRDKDPYVGWKYDVEGPIPEVSAEAFDRMEIDAVNSMWD, translated from the exons ATGGCCACCTTTCATAACCCTAATGTAGTACCCGACAACAGCCTCCTGTGCCAGATATTCGGCAAAAACGTGCTTTTAAGGCTGGCCACCGTACGCCAGGACGGGGATCGTTGCGTCTTCAAAGCCTTAGTACTAAAAAAGCTTGACCATGGCCAGAATTCATGCTTTGTGCGCCTCCGGGCTCTGGACAAGCCGGCACCCTCGTTTTACACGGTTGCTGCTATGCAAAAAATAGCCGCATCTTGCATCAAACACCTTGTTCCAGCAACCATCAAAATCGGTGAGGCAACCAATGACCAAGCAAGAAAGTTCCAGTTTTGGGTCATGGAACTTGACAAAGGAATTGCCCTGGACAACATCTGGGAAAAGATGAACCATGAGAATCGGAAGTCTGTGGTCAAGAACCTGGTCGAGGTGCTCTTTTCACTTCAATCTTTGAAGATCTCAGACTACAAAGTCCAGAACACCCTCCAGGAATCACTCGGCGAGCACAGAAAGGAAGAACTTACggaggctgccaaggctTCCTTCGGGGGCCCATTGTCGGGATTCCTGGAAACAGAGGCCTTTTTCATGGCCTTTCTCTTGCGAGTGTTTGGCTTTGACCAGCCATTCAAGAACATCTTCGTAAACCGATTTAACAGCATGAAGCCTGTGTCTGATCCGGCCGGCATTGTGCTGGAATTTGCGGCAAAACATGTGGACTCGTTCAGAATCAACGATGATGATATGCGGAAGTT CCAAGAGGCTGTTTTCTGCCTCAACGACATTAGGCCTCAGAACATCATGGTCCTAGGGGTTGAAACCGATGATGGACGAGTGAAATACGAGCTCACTGGTCTCGTGGAGCGGGCATGGGCTGGTTTCTTTCCCCCCTCATTTCAGCTGAGTTTGCAAGACTCATTGGTGGGTGTTACAAACCGCCATCTTTCCTTCTACTTACTTTTGAAACAAGAACTCACTGGATTTCTCCCTCGAACCCCGCCACATATGTCGTTGGCGAGGGCCATGTTCCACCTCTTGGAGGCCCAGCAAGTGAAGAAGTTGGCTGAGGCCGATATGGAAGCTCAAATTCGCAAACGGTACATGGCCGTGATGCGGGTATCCCGGGACAAGGATCCGTATGTTGGATGGAAATATGACGTCGAAGGACCAATTCCGGAGGTGTCGGCTGAAGCTTTTGACAGGATGGAGATCGATGCTGTTAATAGCATGTGGGACTAG